From the genome of Grus americana isolate bGruAme1 chromosome 9, bGruAme1.mat, whole genome shotgun sequence, one region includes:
- the PAQR9 gene encoding membrane progestin receptor epsilon, giving the protein MSDAAGGGGGGGGEAQSHRGSSAGGRGSSGSTSPGRRRGAAAGGGPGAAGGPGAGGDSSMPAGEGDKEEATSPPRSAALLRWDEVPEDFVECFILSGYRRLHCSAQECLASVLQPTNETLNFWTHFIPLLLFLSRFGQLLLLRGAGDVPFHHPALLPLWCYASGVLLTFAMSCTAHLFSCLSPRLRAAFFYLDYASISYYGFASTVAYSYYLLPGLSLLDAGAMSHYVQQRLGWQLDCSLPIAAYRALVLPVALALAVGCTAACCRSRAACCAYPFAVRTFVFAMPLSMACPIMLESLLFDLRTRNPTLFVYFYRRYCWLLVAAFFNVSKIPERIQPGLFDIVGHSHQLFHIFTFLSIYDQVHYVEDGLAEFLKAPLAAPTYLGTVGYMLLLMLCLAMVVRRFLNVADLCKQD; this is encoded by the coding sequence ATGAGTGATgctgccgggggcggcggcggcggcggcggcgaagCGCAGAGCCACCGCGGCTCCTCCGCCGGCGGCCGCGGGAGCAGCGGCTCTACCTcgcccgggcggcggcggggcgcggcggcgggcggcgggccgggggcggccggggggcccggggccggcggggacAGCAGCATGCCGGCGGGTGAGGGGGACAAGGAGGAGGCGACGTCGCCTCCTCGCTCCGCCGCCCTGCTGCGGTGGGACGAGGTGCCCGAGGACTTCGTGGAGTGCTTCATCCTCTCGGGCTACCGGCGGCTGCACTGCTCGGCGCAGGAGTGCCTGGCCTCGGTGCTGCAGCCCACCAACGAGACCCTCAACTTCTGGACCCACTTCAtcccactgctgctcttcctcagcCGCTtcgggcagctgctgctgctgcggggtgctggggacgTGCCCTTCCATCACCCGGCCCTGCTGCCCCTCTGGTGCTACGCCTCCGGGGTGCTGCTCACCTTCGCCATGAGCTGCACGGCCCACCTCTTCAGCTGCCTCTCCCCGCGCCTCCGCGCCGCCTTCTTCTACCTGGACTATGCTTCCATCAGCTACTACGGCTTTGCCAGCACCGTGGCCTACTCCTACTAcctgctgccagggctgagTCTGCTGGATGCTGGCGCCATGAGCCACTACGTGCAGCAgcggctgggctggcagctggACTGCAGTCTGCCCATCGCGGCCTACCGTGCCCTGGTGCTGCCTGTGGCCCTGGCGCTGGCCGTGGGCTGCACAGCCGCCTGCTGCCGCAGCCGCGCCGCCTGCTGCGCCTACCCCTTTGCTGTGCGCACCTTCGTCTTTGCCATGCCGCTGAGCATGGCCTGCCCCATCATGCTGGAGAGCCTCCTCTTTGACCTCCGCACCCGCAACCCCACGCTCTTTGTCTACTTCTACCGGCGCTACTGCTGGCTGCTGGTGGCCGCTTTCTTCAACGTCAGCAAAATCCCCGAGCGAATCCAGCCAGGGCTCTTCGACATCGTGGGGCACAGCCACCAGCTTTTCCACATCTTCACCTTCCTCAGCATCTACGACCAGGTGCACTACGTGGAGGATGGGCTGGCCGAATTCCTTAAGGCACCCCTGGCTGCCCCCACCTACCTGGGCACCGTGGGGTATATGCTGCTCCTGATGCTCTGCCTGGCCATGGTCGTCAGGAGGTTCCTCAATGTCGCAGACCTCTGCAAGCAGGACTAG